A part of Salvelinus alpinus chromosome 23, SLU_Salpinus.1, whole genome shotgun sequence genomic DNA contains:
- the LOC139550110 gene encoding E3 ubiquitin-protein ligase TRIM35-like: MASGSSFQEGDLSCPVCRDVFKDPVLLLCGHSLCKTCLQETWKQRESRECPVCRRKCSKDWYPPNLSLKSLCEAFSQSHVESQKSTSKISSVLCSLNGETLELEDKQPVCLVWQDTRQHNHKPLDEAVQDHKVELQTALKPLQEKLEVFNKVKLTCNQTAWHIKSQSQDTERQIKEEFQKLHQFLREEEEASIATLREEEEQKSQMMKERIKEMNRQISSLSDTIRAIEEEMRAEDISLPVNYKATMKRAHFTLPDPQLVSGALIDVAKHLGNLQFRVWEKMQGIVKYTPVILDPNTAYRYFILSEDLTSLRFCASQQLPDNPERFDYNALVLGSEGFNSGTHSWDVEVGDSTVWSVGVIQDSAQRKGNMKPEMWIVCYSGGKYGASSPSGPGIPITLRPKPQRIRVLLDRDRGQLSFSDPDNNTHLHTFTHTFTEQVFPAIGHVSKVHHLRIAPGKISIKME; this comes from the exons ATGGCTTCTGGTTCATCTTTCCAAGAGGGGGATCTCTCCTGTCCTGTGTGCCGTGACGTCTTCAAGGATCCCGTTCTCCTGTTGTGTGGCCACAGCTTATGTAAAACCTGTCTGCAGGAAACCTGGAAACAAAGGGAATCTCGGGAATGTCCAGTCTGCAGGAGAAAATGTTCCAAAGATTGGTATCCTCCTAACCTTTCTCTAAAGAGCCTGTGTGAGGCCTTCTCACAGTCACATGTAGAGAGTCAGAAATCAACAAGCAAGATAAGCTCTGTGCTCTGCAGTCTGAATGGAGAAACACTGGAGCTGGAGGATAAACAGCCTGTCTGTTTGGTGTGGCAGGATACAAGACAACATAACCACAAACCACTAGATGAGGCTGTACAGGATCATAAG GTGGAACTCCAGACAGCCCTGAAGCCTTTACAGGAGAAGCTGGAAGTCTTTAATAAAGTTAAACTCACCTGTAATCAAACAGCTTGGCATATTAAG AGCCAGTCCCAGGACACAGAGAGGCAGATTAAGGAAGAGTTTCAGAAACTTCACCAGTTTCtacgagaggaggaggaggccagTATAGCGACACTGAGGGAAGAAGAGGAGCAGAAGAGTCAGATGATGAAGGAAAGGATTAAAGAGATGAACAGACAGATATCATCACTTTCAGATACAATCAGAGCcatagaggaggagatgagagctgAGGACATCTCATTGCCGGTG AACTACAAGGCCACAATGAAAAG AGCCCATTTCACACTGCCGGATCCACAGCTGGTCTCAGGAGCGCTGATAGATGTGGCCAAACACCTAGGCAACCTACAATTCAGAGTCTGGGAAAAGATGCAGGGAATTGTGAAATATA CTCCTGTGATTCTGGACCCAAACACAGCTTACCGATATTTCATCCTATCTGAGGATCTGACCAGTCTAAGATTCTGTGCGAGTCAACAGCTTCCTGACAACCCAGAGAGGTTTGATTACAATGCATTGGTCCTGGGCTCTGAGGGCTTTAACTCAGGGACACACAGCTGGGACGTTGAGGTTGGGGACAGTACAGTCTGGTCCGTGGGTGTCATACAAGACTCTGCCCAGAGGAAGGGAAACATGAAGCCTGAAATGTGGATTGTGTGTTATAGTGGAGGTAAATATGGAGCAAGTTCCCCATCAGGGCCAGGTATTCCCATCACATTGAGACCGAAACCCCAGAGGATCAGAGTGCTGCTGGACAGGGACAGAGGACAGCTGTCATTCTCTGACCCTGATAataacacacacctgcacacattcacacacaccttTACTGAGCAAGTCTTTCCAGCCATAGGTCATGTCTCTAAAGTTCACCATCTGAGAATCGCACCAGGGAAGATCTCTATAAAGATGGAGTAg